The Pochonia chlamydosporia 170 chromosome 3, whole genome shotgun sequence genome contains the following window.
TGCATTGCACCGCGTCTCTCACTTCGTCGGGCTCTATGTCGACCTGGGGACCGGACTTAGGACCGGAGTCCTGTGTCGTGGCATGACCATGTTGCGTCACAATGTCGTGAGTGCTTGCGTTGCGGGTTGAGCCGAGCCTCAACGACATGCTTCTTTCCAGGGTCGTTGCTCCGTCGATGCCGACAGGTCCAACTGACTCGCCATTAGCCTGGCCGCAAGCGCAACCAGGTTTATTATACCAGGGAGAGTAGCATGGCTCTTTGTCGCTTAATATAAGATTAAGGCACGACGAGAACGCGCTTTAGTCTGGACCCGAGAACTCTCAtatctcatctcatcccgAATCGACCGCATCTCGTGAGACTGTGGCGGCCGCCTTGAGCGACGAAAACCCAGACGACTTGGCCATTTGGGTAGCAACAATCCTTCGGCTTTGTGACATGGCACTCACTCTTGTAAGAGTTGTGTTGGTTACTATTTTGTCGGAGGGCGGGCGATGACGAGGGAGTTTCGTGGTGAAGTCGGGAAGCTGGTCTCTTCACAATCATTTTTCTTGCACCTACGTCTGAAGTCTCAGCAAGCGCTGCTATAAACAACCTGCGGCTGTTGACCacctcaacttcttcttACTCCAAGCACAAATAACCCAGAGTGATTGTTGGTCCATGGGCACgttgttattgttgttgCGATGACCCTCAATCCTCCCCTTCGTgaagccttggcagcagagatGGGTGATGATACGAACCTAACTGCTCGTTCATCGTCGGGTCTTATGAGTCCAGCCGAGCTAACTTTGCAGCGTATTCACATGCAGTCCTCAGCTGGCGCGCCAAACAAAGATGCCGCTAAACCCACCGAACCGGGCTTGGGTTTGCCTGCCAAGGGGAAGCCCAGACTACTCTTGATGGGCCAGAGGAGGTATGTAGTGCCTTGCCCTGGAGCGATTAGCTGCCCACTAACAGCCATGGAGGAGTGGGAAATCATCCATCTCGAGTGTCGTATTTCACAAGTTGCCTCCGAATGAGACGCTTTTCCTGGAATCAACGGCACGAATACAGAAAGACTCTATGGCGTAAGGAATTCTACATGTGTCGGATTTACCGCATCAAGGCTAACAAAACGCCAGATCCTTCATGGACTTTCAAGTCTGGGACTTCCCAGGGCAAATCGATGTCTTTGATAATGCCAATTTCGACATGGatgccatctttggcgaAATAGGCGCTCTCATCTGGGTAATTGATGCCCAGGATGACTATCTCGAAGCCGTGTCTCGCCTCAACGCCACTATTCTCTCCCTACAGCGCAGCTACCCCAACATCAATATTGAGGTGTTCATTCACAAAGTAGATGGTCTTTCCGACGACTACAAACTCGATATCCAGCGTGACATAACCATCCGCATCCAGGACGAATTATCGGATCACGGATTCGAAAACGCCCCCGTCACATTTCAC
Protein-coding sequences here:
- a CDS encoding GTP-binding protein GTR2 (similar to Verticillium alfalfae VaMs.102 XP_003000912.1), whose protein sequence is MTLNPPLREALAAEMGDDTNLTARSSSGLMSPAELTLQRIHMQSSAGAPNKDAAKPTEPGLGLPAKGKPRLLLMGQRRSGKSSISSVVFHKLPPNETLFLESTARIQKDSMASFMDFQVWDFPGQIDVFDNANFDMDAIFGEIGALIWVIDAQDDYLEAVSRLNATILSLQRSYPNINIEVFIHKVDGLSDDYKLDIQRDITIRIQDELSDHGFENAPVTFHLTSIYNHSIFEAFSKVIQKLIPRLGTLESMLTNLCRTCRFEKAYLFDVLSKIYIATDSATADMASYEICSDYIDVIIDITEVYGTWQRSDENRKKLEGEPFNTKLDEQIGCSTAESCLVLHDSNKPIMLREVDRYLALVAIMRDDSYDRMPLVNMNVEAVVEGLTEFFNITKPRK